Proteins co-encoded in one Candida albicans SC5314 chromosome 3, complete sequence genomic window:
- the RPS19A gene encoding 40S ribosomal protein eS19 (Putative ribosomal protein S19; protein level decreases in stationary phase cultures; Spider biofilm repressed), translating to MPGVSVRDVPAQDFINAYAQFLQRQGKLEVPGYVDIVKTSAGNDLPPQEAETWFYKRAASIARHIYLRKQVGVGALNKLYGGAKNRGFRPHKHVDASGSINRKCVQALQKIGVLEISPKGGRRISENGQRDLDRIAAQTLEEDDE from the exons ATGCCAGGTGTATCAGTTAG AGACGTTCCAGCTCAAGATTTCATTAACGCTTACGCTCAATTCTTGCAAAGACAAGGTAAATTAGAAGTTCCAGGTTACGTTGACATTGTCAAGACCTCTGCCGGTAACGACTTGCCACCACAAGAAGCCGAAACTTGGTTCTACAAAAGAGCTGCTTCTATTGCTAGACACATCTACTTGAGAAAACAAGTTGGTGTTGGTGCTTTGAACAAATTGTACGGTGGTGCTAAAAACAGAGGTTTCAGACCACACAAACACGTTGATGCTTCCGGTTCTATCAACAGAAAATGTGTCCAAGCTTTACAAAAGATTGGTGTTTTGGAAATCTCTCCAAAAGGTGGTAGAAGAATCTCTGAAAACGGTCAAAGAGATTTGGACCGTATTGCTGCCCAAACTTTGGAAGAAGATGAcgaataa
- the MCA1 gene encoding Ca(2+)-dependent cysteine protease (Putative cysteine protease with similarity to S. cerevisiae Mca1p; has a role in apoptotic cell death upon H2O2 treatment; fungal-specific (no human or murine homolog); farnesol-induced), whose translation MFPGQGRHTYGGQQSNYSNQQQGYDQGYNQGYGQAYGQEYNQGYDRPSGPPPGQGQYNRPSGPPPGPPPGQGQYNRPSGPPPSQQGQYNRPSGPPPGQYGNNQTRGSGNEQNYGNMHGSGHYSRPPTDSQSFGVENYNYQYSNCSGRKKALLIGINYIGTKNELRGPINDVNNVEQFLLANGYSSDNIVKLTDDQRVQRAIPTRQNILDAIQWLVKDARPNDALFFHYSGHGGQTEDQPDEYGNYDEDDGYDEVIYPLDFETNGFIIDDLLHTMMVKTLPQGCRLTALFDSCHSGSVLDLPYMYSTKGVLKEPNVMKEAGAGLLQSAMAYATGDRSRMLSGLGGVVKTFMNQGKAEKANEYSKQTNTAPCDAISLSGCKDDQTSADSKENGTATGAMSYAFLTVMSQNPNQSYLSLLQNMREILSAKYSQKPQLSASHPIDTNLQFIF comes from the coding sequence ATGTTTCCAGGACAAGGTAGACATACATACGGAGGACAACAGTCCAATTATAGTAATCAACAACAGGGTTACGACCAAGGGTATAACCAAGGTTACGGCCAAGCTTATGGCCAAGAATACAATCAAGGATATGACAGACCTTCTGGTCCACCACCAGGCCAAGGTCAATACAATAGACCATCGGGTCCTCCACCAGGTCCACCACCAGGTCAAGGACAATATAATAGACCTTCTGGACCTCCACCAAGTCAACAAGGACAATACAATAGACCTTCTGGCCCACCACCAGGTCAATATGGAAATAATCAAACTAGGGGATCAGGAAACGAACAAAATTATGGTAATATGCATGGTAGTGGTCATTATTCTCGTCCACCAACTGATTCCCAATCTTTTGGTGTTGAGAATtacaattatcaatattccAACTGTAGTGGTCGGAAAAAGGCATTGTTGATAGGGATCAATTATATTGGTactaaaaatgaattgagGGGTCCAATCAATGATGTCAATAATgttgaacaatttttattagCTAATGGTTATTCAAGTGATAACATTGTTAAATTGACTGATGATCAAAGAGTTCAAAGAGCAATTCCAACTCGACAAAACATTCTTGATGCCATTCAATGGTTAGTTAAAGATGCTCGTCCTAATGATGCATTGTTTTTCCATTATTCTGGCCATGGTGGACAAACAGAAGATCAACCCGATGAATATGGGAattatgatgaagatgatggCTACGATGAAGTTATTTATCCATTAGATTTTGAAACCAATGGGTTTatcattgatgatttgttGCATACAATGATGGTGAAAACATTGCCTCAAGGTTGTAGATTGACAGcattatttgattcttgTCATTCTGGATCAGTTTTGGATTTGCCTTACATGTACTCAACCAAAGGTGTTTTGAAAGAACCAAATGTAATGAAAGAAGCCGGAGCAGGGTTATTGCAATCTGCCATGGCTTATGCAACAGGTGATAGAAGTCGTATGCTTCTGGGTCTTGGTGGGGTTGTCAAAACATTTATGAACCAAGGTAAGGCAGAAAAAGCTAATGAGTATTCCAAACAAACCAATACTGCTCCTTGTGATGCTATTTCTTTGAGTGGGTGTAAAGATGATCAAACTAGTGCTGATTCTAAAGAAAATGGTACTGCCACTGGTGCTATGAGTTATGCATTTTTGACTGTTATGAGTCAAAATCCAAACCAATCTTATTTGAGTTTGTTGCAAAATATGAGAGAAATTTTACTGGCCAAATACAGTCAAAAACCACAATTATCTGCTTCCCATCCAATAGACACCAACTtgcaatttattttttaa
- the RHB1 gene encoding putative GTPase (Putative small G protein from the Ras superfamily involved in cell wall integrity and control of filamentous growth under nitrogen starvation), with the protein MSVKARKIAVVGSRSVGKSSITVRFVEDHFVESYYPTIENQFSKSIKFNNQDYAIEILDTAGQDEFSLMNEKHLIGIHGYLLIYSVTSQQSFETVEFIRDKILNSIGNESIPMVLVGNKNDLTYQRQVETTQGQELAKKFNCKFLETSVRENINVEKAFETLIDEIEKIQNPPIQKQQEKCIIM; encoded by the coding sequence ATGCTGGTCAAAGCCCGTAAGATAGCAGTGGTTGGATCTCGTTCAGTTGGAAAATCCTCCATCACCGTTCGATTTGTTGAAGATCATTTTGTCGAATCATACTATCCAACTATTGAAAATCAGTTCAGTAAAAGTATCAAGTTCAATAATCAAGATTATGCTATAGAGATTCTAGACACAGCTGGACAAGATGAATTTAGTTTGATGAATGAAAAACATCTCATTGGAATACATGGTTACTTGTTAATCTATTCCGTCACTTCTCAACAATCATTTGAAACAGTTGAATTTATAAGAgataaaatattgaattcaatCGGTAATGAAAGTATACCTATGGTTCTTGTTGGTAacaaaaatgatttaaCTTATCAACGACAGGTTGAAACTACTCAAGGACAAGAATTAGCAAAGAAATTTAATTGCAAGTTTTTGGAAACTTCCGTCAGAGAAAATATAAATGTTGAAAAGGCATTTGAAAcattgattgatgaaattgaaaaaatacaGAATCCtccaattcaaaaacaacaagaaaaatgtaTAATAATGTAA
- the WOR2 gene encoding Zn(II)2Cys6 transcription factor WOR2 (Zn(II)2Cys6 transcription factor; regulator of white-opaque switching; required for maintenance of opaque state; Hap43-induced): MTQLPSVSELINRTGSIGSSSNITRVPPMTTTSATNTTTAATATTVTSTTPRSENSYSPNSPYSLPTRPSNTSLTNYSAGSGITVASSSFQFSQPSPGRSKHNSTSSQSSSGDSFQQHQSNPSGVSMSSNTSPRTSIVQSMSSVPTPPSTGPAPQQFVYQESQLPVQPPPQQQQLQQPPPPPPQQQQHIYPQQQPNFPYHNNFVSPPTYTTAYPQYYYQPVMTPPHHQPHQQAPIHLANNVSILQSQAVMQNAYPTTHYLQHVGPHHIYANVNSQVYYQDMAREEANKALINKRRIIKRRTRTGCLTCRKRRIKCDERKPTCFNCERSKKSCLGYQDLSKLPPRKRNRDTSLDLPDGNQQQQQQQQNQQSIVGGAGNVSDEPHNETHQITSISGSSTNSRNLDMMIPQSFRNNISSQPINFYGPVATTASGASAVINRVSVADLLK; this comes from the coding sequence ATGACACAATTACCTTCTGTTTCAGAATTGATCAACCGTACTGGATCAATAGGTTCAAGCTCAAACATTACTAGAGTCCCACCAATGACAACAACATCAGCAACCAACACTACTACTGCTGctactgctactactgTTACTTCTACCACACCAAGAAGTGAAAATTCTTATTCACCTAACTCACCATATTCATTGCCTACTAGACCCTCCAATACTTCATTAACTAATTATTCAGCTGGTTCTGGTATTACAGTtgcatcttcatctttccAGTTTTCACAACCAAGTCCTGGTAGAAGTAAACACAATTCAACATCTTCACAATCTAGCAGTGGTGATTCGtttcaacaacaccaatCTAATCCATCTGGGGTTTCCATGTCATCTAATACTTCACCAAGAACTAGTATCGTGCAATCAATGTCCTCTGTACCAACACCACCATCAACAGGTCCAGCACCacaacaatttgtttaCCAAGAGTCACAATTGCCAgtacaaccaccaccacaacaacaacaactccagcaaccaccaccaccaccaccgcaacaacaacagcacATTTATCCTCAACAGCAGCCAAATTTTCCATATCATAACAATTTTGTATCACCACCTACATATACAACTGCATATCCACAATATTACTACCAGCCAGTGATGACACCACCACATCATCAACCGCATCAGCAAGCACCAATTCATCTTGCCAATaatgtttcaattctaCAATCCCAAGCAGTAATGCAAAATGCTTATCCTACTACACACTATTTACAACACGTTGGCCCTCATCACATTTACGCCAATGTCAATTCTCAAGTATATTACCAAGACATGGCCAGAGAAGAGGCAAACAAAGCCCTTATTAATAAGCGACGTATTATTAAACGTCGTACAAGAACTGGCTGTCTTACTTGCAGAAAGAGGCGCATAAAATGTGATGAGCGGAAACCAACGTGTTTCAATTGTGAAAGGAGCAAAAAATCATGTCTTGGGTATCAAGATTTACTGAAATTACCACCAAGGAAAAGAAATCGTGATACCAGTTTAGATTTGCCAGATGGAaatcagcaacaacaacaacaacaacagaatcaacaatcaatagTTGGTGGTGCTGGTAATGTTAGTGATGAGCCTCATAATGAAACACATCAAATTACTTCGATCTCTGGATCTTCAACCAATTCAAGAAATCTTGATATGATGATTCCTCAAAGTTTCAGAAATAATATATCTTCTCAaccaataaatttttatgGTCCTGTTGCAACAACTGCTTCTGGTGCTAGTGCTGTAATTAATAGAGTTTCAGTGGCTGATTTACTTAAATAA